The proteins below are encoded in one region of Helianthus annuus cultivar XRQ/B chromosome 2, HanXRQr2.0-SUNRISE, whole genome shotgun sequence:
- the LOC110927348 gene encoding uncharacterized protein LOC110927348 isoform X2, with product MLGDTADHPPQKPSMQEQVSSPLSAQILEFCESELFPDQTVQNSEVASSSNCCYDDHSSYTTNLSFPPDIIKYPTPAATTDNFSIIFDEEITENDINSVNLDFTTSPHLNLPPYQFNNQDQFDLTLLQNQIPLANDPILPYPSDPMALPTVCEDDGLSSKLMRLNNPPSSLNCSFMDPSISSYLSGNTNPPLPVETSGIFGGDLFLGELDFKGDSNGIFCPDPLPRPYNSSELQALSNESQHLVNGGGSSTTPLASEITSLDAETFRVTTSKLTTEERKEKIHRYLKKRNERNFSKKIKYACRKTLADSRPRVRGRFAKNDEFGENNRSNGHEEDAAEDVKSFHVVVKEEDENFESSDIFAHISGVNSFKCNYPIQSWI from the exons ATGTTGGGCGACACCGCTGATCATCCACCCCAAAAACCTTCCATG CAGGAACAGGTTTCGAGCCCGTTAAGTGCTCAAATATTGGAGTTTTGTGAATCGGAGTTGTTTCCAGATCAAACCGTACAAAACTCTGAAGTTGCTTCAAGCTCAAACTGTTGCTATGACGACCACTCCTCCTACACGACTAACCTCTCCTTTCCTCCGGATATAATCAAATACCCCACACCCGCAGCCACCACAGACAACTTCTCCATAATCTTCGATGAAGAAATAACCGAAAACGACATTAATTCTGTCAATCTAGATTTCACAACCTCTCCCCATCTCAACCTCCCTCCATACCAATTCAACAACCAAGACCAGTTTGATCTCACCCTACTCCAAAACCAAATCCCACTAGCAAATGACCCAATTCTACCATATCCAAGTGACCCTATGGCATTGCCCACAGTTTGTGAAGATGATGGTTTATCTTCAAAGTTGATGCGCTTGAATAACCCCCCTTCTTCCCTTAACTGCTCGTTCATGGATCCCTCCATAAGCTCATACCTTTCGGGAAACACCAACCCTCCTTTACCCGTAGAAACTTCTGGGATTTTCGGTGGGGATTTGTTCTTGGGTGAACTAGACTTCAAAGGGGACAGTAACGGTATCTTCTGCCCGGATCCTTTGCCACGACCTTACAACTCTAGTGAACTTCAG GCCCTTAGTAACGAAAGCCAACATCTTGTGAACGGAGGTGGGAGTTCTACTACACCTTTGGCGTCAGAAATCACAAGCTTGGATGCGGAAACGTTTAGAGTTACTACTAGCAAATTGACCACCGAAGAACGAAAAGAAAAGATCCACAGATACTTGAAGAAAAGGAATGAGAGGAACTTCAGCAAGAAAATCAAG TATGCATGTCGAAAAACTCTAGCAGACAGCAGGCCTCGAGTAAGAGGAAGGTTTGCAAAGAACGATGAATTTGGAGAGAACAATAGAAGCAACGGTCATGAAGAAGACGCTGCCGAAGATGTCAAATCTTTCCAT GTGGTTGTAAAGGAAGAGGATGAAAATTTTGAATCATCAGACATATTTGCACATATCAGTGGGGTGAATTCATTCAAGTGCAACTACCCCATTCAGTCTTGGATATGA
- the LOC110927348 gene encoding uncharacterized protein LOC110927348 isoform X3, producing MLGDTADHPPQKPSMEQVSSPLSAQILEFCESELFPDQTVQNSEVASSSNCCYDDHSSYTTNLSFPPDIIKYPTPAATTDNFSIIFDEEITENDINSVNLDFTTSPHLNLPPYQFNNQDQFDLTLLQNQIPLANDPILPYPSDPMALPTVCEDDGLSSKLMRLNNPPSSLNCSFMDPSISSYLSGNTNPPLPVETSGIFGGDLFLGELDFKGDSNGIFCPDPLPRPYNSSELQALSNESQHLVNGGGSSTTPLASEITSLDAETFRVTTSKLTTEERKEKIHRYLKKRNERNFSKKIKYACRKTLADSRPRVRGRFAKNDEFGENNRSNGHEEDAAEDVKSFHVVVKEEDENFESSDIFAHISGVNSFKCNYPIQSWI from the exons ATGTTGGGCGACACCGCTGATCATCCACCCCAAAAACCTTCCATG GAACAGGTTTCGAGCCCGTTAAGTGCTCAAATATTGGAGTTTTGTGAATCGGAGTTGTTTCCAGATCAAACCGTACAAAACTCTGAAGTTGCTTCAAGCTCAAACTGTTGCTATGACGACCACTCCTCCTACACGACTAACCTCTCCTTTCCTCCGGATATAATCAAATACCCCACACCCGCAGCCACCACAGACAACTTCTCCATAATCTTCGATGAAGAAATAACCGAAAACGACATTAATTCTGTCAATCTAGATTTCACAACCTCTCCCCATCTCAACCTCCCTCCATACCAATTCAACAACCAAGACCAGTTTGATCTCACCCTACTCCAAAACCAAATCCCACTAGCAAATGACCCAATTCTACCATATCCAAGTGACCCTATGGCATTGCCCACAGTTTGTGAAGATGATGGTTTATCTTCAAAGTTGATGCGCTTGAATAACCCCCCTTCTTCCCTTAACTGCTCGTTCATGGATCCCTCCATAAGCTCATACCTTTCGGGAAACACCAACCCTCCTTTACCCGTAGAAACTTCTGGGATTTTCGGTGGGGATTTGTTCTTGGGTGAACTAGACTTCAAAGGGGACAGTAACGGTATCTTCTGCCCGGATCCTTTGCCACGACCTTACAACTCTAGTGAACTTCAG GCCCTTAGTAACGAAAGCCAACATCTTGTGAACGGAGGTGGGAGTTCTACTACACCTTTGGCGTCAGAAATCACAAGCTTGGATGCGGAAACGTTTAGAGTTACTACTAGCAAATTGACCACCGAAGAACGAAAAGAAAAGATCCACAGATACTTGAAGAAAAGGAATGAGAGGAACTTCAGCAAGAAAATCAAG TATGCATGTCGAAAAACTCTAGCAGACAGCAGGCCTCGAGTAAGAGGAAGGTTTGCAAAGAACGATGAATTTGGAGAGAACAATAGAAGCAACGGTCATGAAGAAGACGCTGCCGAAGATGTCAAATCTTTCCAT GTGGTTGTAAAGGAAGAGGATGAAAATTTTGAATCATCAGACATATTTGCACATATCAGTGGGGTGAATTCATTCAAGTGCAACTACCCCATTCAGTCTTGGATATGA
- the LOC110927348 gene encoding uncharacterized protein LOC110927348 isoform X1: MLLLLVVFMAILSASNFLFKTGFSIKEQVSSPLSAQILEFCESELFPDQTVQNSEVASSSNCCYDDHSSYTTNLSFPPDIIKYPTPAATTDNFSIIFDEEITENDINSVNLDFTTSPHLNLPPYQFNNQDQFDLTLLQNQIPLANDPILPYPSDPMALPTVCEDDGLSSKLMRLNNPPSSLNCSFMDPSISSYLSGNTNPPLPVETSGIFGGDLFLGELDFKGDSNGIFCPDPLPRPYNSSELQALSNESQHLVNGGGSSTTPLASEITSLDAETFRVTTSKLTTEERKEKIHRYLKKRNERNFSKKIKYACRKTLADSRPRVRGRFAKNDEFGENNRSNGHEEDAAEDVKSFHVVVKEEDENFESSDIFAHISGVNSFKCNYPIQSWI, translated from the exons ATGTTACTATTACTAGTAGTTTTTATGGCTATTTTGAGTGCTtccaattttttgtttaaaacgGGTTTTTCTATAAAG GAACAGGTTTCGAGCCCGTTAAGTGCTCAAATATTGGAGTTTTGTGAATCGGAGTTGTTTCCAGATCAAACCGTACAAAACTCTGAAGTTGCTTCAAGCTCAAACTGTTGCTATGACGACCACTCCTCCTACACGACTAACCTCTCCTTTCCTCCGGATATAATCAAATACCCCACACCCGCAGCCACCACAGACAACTTCTCCATAATCTTCGATGAAGAAATAACCGAAAACGACATTAATTCTGTCAATCTAGATTTCACAACCTCTCCCCATCTCAACCTCCCTCCATACCAATTCAACAACCAAGACCAGTTTGATCTCACCCTACTCCAAAACCAAATCCCACTAGCAAATGACCCAATTCTACCATATCCAAGTGACCCTATGGCATTGCCCACAGTTTGTGAAGATGATGGTTTATCTTCAAAGTTGATGCGCTTGAATAACCCCCCTTCTTCCCTTAACTGCTCGTTCATGGATCCCTCCATAAGCTCATACCTTTCGGGAAACACCAACCCTCCTTTACCCGTAGAAACTTCTGGGATTTTCGGTGGGGATTTGTTCTTGGGTGAACTAGACTTCAAAGGGGACAGTAACGGTATCTTCTGCCCGGATCCTTTGCCACGACCTTACAACTCTAGTGAACTTCAG GCCCTTAGTAACGAAAGCCAACATCTTGTGAACGGAGGTGGGAGTTCTACTACACCTTTGGCGTCAGAAATCACAAGCTTGGATGCGGAAACGTTTAGAGTTACTACTAGCAAATTGACCACCGAAGAACGAAAAGAAAAGATCCACAGATACTTGAAGAAAAGGAATGAGAGGAACTTCAGCAAGAAAATCAAG TATGCATGTCGAAAAACTCTAGCAGACAGCAGGCCTCGAGTAAGAGGAAGGTTTGCAAAGAACGATGAATTTGGAGAGAACAATAGAAGCAACGGTCATGAAGAAGACGCTGCCGAAGATGTCAAATCTTTCCAT GTGGTTGTAAAGGAAGAGGATGAAAATTTTGAATCATCAGACATATTTGCACATATCAGTGGGGTGAATTCATTCAAGTGCAACTACCCCATTCAGTCTTGGATATGA